CGCTCTTCGGTGTCGGTGACGTTGGAGAACGCCACGTCGACCTTGCCGCTGTCGATGCCGACGAAGAGGTTCTCCCAAGTGGAGTTCTTCACCTCGGGCTTGAGGCCGAGGACCGCGGCGACCAGGCGACCGAAGTCGGGCTCCGCGCCGGTGAGGGTTCTCTGGTCGCCGCCGACGTAGGCCAGCGGCGGGAAGCCGGCGGGCAGGGCGCCGATGCCGATCTCCAGCTTGCCGCTCTTCTTGAGAGCGGCGGGCAGTTCGGAGCTGATCGACTTGACCTCGGAGACCTTGATGGTGGTCTGCTGGGCGGCGCCGTTGGAGGCCTGGCCGATGACGACCTCGCCGGACGTGGCGGCGGTGTCGGTGGTGGTGGCCGCGTCGCTGTTGCCACCGCAGGCGGCGAGCCCGGTGACCAGGGAGGCGACGGCGGTCGCCGCGGTGATGCCGCGTATCGGGCTGCGTCGGGTGAAGTGGGTGCGCATGGCCGTTCCTTGTCGCTCAGGGGCGGTGATGAGGGTGGTGGCGTGGGGGGAGGTCGTGGGGGCGGCGGGTCACAGGACCTTGCTGAGGAAGTCCCTGGTCCGCTCGTGCCGCGGTGCGTCGAGGATCTCGGAGGGCGGCCCCTGCTCGATGATCTTGCCGCCGTCGATGAAGACGACCCGGTCGGCGATCTCGCGGGCGAAGCCGATCTCGTGGGTGACGATGACGAGGGTGGTGCCGCTGGAGGCCAAGTCCCGTATGACGGCGAGGACTTCGCCGACCAGTTCGGGGTCCAGGGCGGAGGTGGGCTCGTCGAACAGGATGACGCCGGGGCGCAGGGCCAGTGCGCGGGCGATGGCGACGCGCTGCTGCTGGCCGCCGGAGAGCTGGCGCGGGTAGGCGCCGGTCCTGTCGGCGAGGCCGACCCGGCCGAGGAGCTCGCGGGCCAGCTCCTGGGCTTCGGGCCTGCCGAGCCGGCCGGTGGCAACCGGGGCCGCGGCCACGTTGTCCAGGACCGTCAGGTGCGGGAAGAGATTGAAGTTCTGGAAGACGAACCCGATCCGCCCGCGCTGGGTGAGGATGGCCCGCTCGCTCAGCTCCTTCAGCCGGTCGCCCTGCCGCTTCACGCCGATCGGCTCGCCGTTGATGCTGACGTGGCCGATCTCGGGCTTCTCCAGGTGGTTGATGACCCGCAGCAGGGTGGACTTGCCGGAGCCGGAGGGGCCGAGGATCACGGTGACCTCGCCGGGGCGGACGGTCAGGTCCACGCCGTCCAGGACCCGGTGGGTGCCGTACCACTTGTGCACGTCGTGCACCTCGACGGTGGCGGCTTCGACGTCCGCCACGGCGTCGGCGGTCTTGGCGGTCATACGGCGGCCTCCCGGCGGACGCGGGCCCGCAGGTCGGTGAGACCGGTGCGGAGCTTCTGCAGTGGCGCCGGCGGCAGGCTGCGGGTGGCGCCGCGGGCGTAGTGCCGCTCGACGTAGAACTGGATGACGGAGACGACGCTGGTGAGGATCAGGTACCAGACGGTGACGACCAGCAGGAGCGGCACGATGTCGCCGGGGTAGGTGGAGCCCATGGTCTGCGCCGAGCCGAACAGGTCGAGCAGGTTGGTCACCAGTCCGTGGACGAACTGGGCGACCAGGACCAGGACGATCGCGGTGGCGATCCAGCGTCCCGGCCGTCGCAACGGCAGCACTCGCTGGGCGGTGAGGGCCTTGGACGGTTGGGCGGCGCTGGGCGCCTCGGGCAACGTGACGGTGGCGCCAGGGGGTTCGCTCATGGTGGGCTCCGGCTGGGTGGGAACACCCCGGAGGCACGCCGGCATGCGGGGACGCACACGGCGGCGGGAGACCGGGAGTGGGAAGGGCGACGGCACACCGCGCGGGCGGTGTCGGTCAGGGAGTGCGGGGGCTGCGGGGAGGTGTCAGCCCCGACAGCGGGCACGGCCCGGTGCGGTACACAGTGCGCTGTTGACGCGGAGCAGATCGACGGCGCGGTTGGCGACGAGCACGTTCGTGTACGCCGGTTCGCAGCCCTGGGAACGGCGTGCGGCCGTTCTGGGAGCTGCGTACATGGCGTCACCGTCACTGTTCCGGCCCTGTGGGCCTCGCGCTTACCGACGTGTCATCGGCCGGGTCGTCACCTGGGGCACCCCACCGCGGCGCGAGGGTTGCCGGTCAGCAAGCCAGGGCTTGTCGCTGACACTCATGACCGTTCTGGGCCGTAGTCAAGACAACTGCCCGAACGTATGTCAACACCGGTCCACCAGGTGGAACGGCTAACGGGCCGCGTGTGCAGCCCAGTCGAGCATCTGGACGGCCGATCCGGCCGCCTCCCGCCCGCGGCACTGGGCGTGGTGGCGGCGGTCGATGCCGTCGAGGTTGAGGTGGATGCCGAAGGCGGGGTGGGCGGTCAGACGGCGGGCGTAGGACCACAGCGCCGGGTGGCCGGCGATGCGCTGGACCGCGGCGGCGTCGAGGTGGTGCCGGTGCACGGTGTCGAGCCGTATCAGCGCGACCCACAACTCGACGTCGGCGGCGGTGACTTCGTCGCGGATCAGGTAGGTTCGGCCGTCCAGCCAGCGGTCGAGGGCGCCGAGGGTCTCCAGCAGCGTGGCCAGGGCCATGTCACATTCCGCTGCCTCTCCGCCCACGGCCCCGGCCCGCTGCGCCGCCCCCTCGATACCCTCCACGCACATCCGCTCCACCGCCTCGATCTCCGACTCCGCGCCGCACGGGTAGAGCGAGGGACCGCCGGTGTCGAAGCGGTGGGCGAGGTCGCGCATGATGTCCCGGTCATGGGTGCTGACGATCCGCCCTGACCAGCCGTCACTGAGGACCGGCGCCGCGGCCGGGCCGGGGTAGCGGTGCGCGCTCGCCTCGTACAGCGGGCGCAGGGCCGAGTGGCCGCCCTCGGGACAGTCGGGGACGGCGGGCAGGAGGGCCACCGGACAGACGGCGTCCAGGCCGAGCAATGTGTGGGCGACGGCGATGCGCAGGCCGTCGGGACACGCGGTCGACAGATGGAGCCGGTAGCGGCCGGGAACGGCGTAGTGGCCGCTGCGCGCGTCCCTGCCGATGCGGCCACGGAAGGCCGGCGCGGGCCGGACGGAAACGTGGGCGGCCGGTGATGTGACGGTCATGACTCTCCCCGAAAGCGGGCGCGGACGTACGCGCGGCGGAGGCGACATCGGGCTGGGCCCCGTGGTCGAATCCCCCTCGTCCGCCCGCCGGGGGCG
Above is a genomic segment from Streptomyces sp. SLBN-31 containing:
- a CDS encoding glutathione S-transferase C-terminal domain-containing protein, which gives rise to MTVTSPAAHVSVRPAPAFRGRIGRDARSGHYAVPGRYRLHLSTACPDGLRIAVAHTLLGLDAVCPVALLPAVPDCPEGGHSALRPLYEASAHRYPGPAAAPVLSDGWSGRIVSTHDRDIMRDLAHRFDTGGPSLYPCGAESEIEAVERMCVEGIEGAAQRAGAVGGEAAECDMALATLLETLGALDRWLDGRTYLIRDEVTAADVELWVALIRLDTVHRHHLDAAAVQRIAGHPALWSYARRLTAHPAFGIHLNLDGIDRRHHAQCRGREAAGSAVQMLDWAAHAAR
- a CDS encoding amino acid ABC transporter ATP-binding protein is translated as MTAKTADAVADVEAATVEVHDVHKWYGTHRVLDGVDLTVRPGEVTVILGPSGSGKSTLLRVINHLEKPEIGHVSINGEPIGVKRQGDRLKELSERAILTQRGRIGFVFQNFNLFPHLTVLDNVAAAPVATGRLGRPEAQELARELLGRVGLADRTGAYPRQLSGGQQQRVAIARALALRPGVILFDEPTSALDPELVGEVLAVIRDLASSGTTLVIVTHEIGFAREIADRVVFIDGGKIIEQGPPSEILDAPRHERTRDFLSKVL